A genomic region of Miscanthus floridulus cultivar M001 chromosome 3, ASM1932011v1, whole genome shotgun sequence contains the following coding sequences:
- the LOC136541637 gene encoding CO(2)-response secreted protease-like, translated as MARSSSNTMLWLLLAVFASLAAAGAGRGDDGRRSSPQVYVVYMGAVPPRTSPDLLLESHLRLLGTVLKRGRRADSVVVHQYKHGFSGFAARLSKDEAAALRRKPGVVSVFADPVYQLHTTRSWDFLQQTTTTAAVKTDDSAGPARRRSSNKNKGSSKPAAPADDPSSSTPATDTIIGLLDSGIWPESPSFNDAGFGPVPSRWKGVCMTGDDFNSSNCNNKLIGARYYDLRSVRGPSPSDGGSPRDDVGHGTHTSSTAAGNAVTGASYYGLAPGTAKGGSAGSRVSMYRVCAESGCAGSAILAGFDDAIADGVDVVSVSLGASPFFRPDFSADPIAIGAFHAVAKGVMVVCSAGNSGPDAATVVNEAPWILTVAATTIDRDFESNVVLGGNNSAVKGVAINFSNLDRSPKYPLITGAAAKSGSVSDTDSASHCEPGTLDSSKIRGKIVLCHHSQSDTSKLEKADELQSDGAAGCILVNDAERSVATAYLDFPVTEVTSAAASAIHKYIASASQPVATITPAATVTEYKPAPVVAYFSSRGPSSQTGNILKPDIAAPGVNILASWIPPSSLPPGQKQASQFNLVSGTSMACPHVAGAAATVKAWNPTWSPAKIRSAIMTTATTLNNERAPMTTDSGSAATPYDLGAGQVHPTGALDPGLVYDAGEDDYLRFLCNYGYNASTVRLIAGSTLPGGFSCAANASKHLISDLNYPSIAVSGLLGKATRTVTVTRAVTNVGAQEAPTYTVAVSAPAGLDVKVTPSKLEFTRSVKKLAFQVTFSRSRNDDGDDDAAAKGALSGSITWSDGKHLVRSPFVVTS; from the exons ATGGCAAGGTCGTCCTCGAACACCATGCTGTGGTTGCTGCTCGCCGTGTTCGCTTCGTTGGCCGCCGCCGGCGCAGGCCGCGGCGACGACGGGAGGAGGTCGTCGCCGCAGGTGTACGTCGTGTACATGGGCGCCGTGCCGCCCCGGACCTCCCCCGACCTCCTCCTGGAAAGCCACCTGCGCCTCCTCGGCACGGTGCTCAAGAG GGGGCGGAGGGCAGACAGCGTGGTGGTGCATCAGTACAAGCACGGCTTCTCCGGGTTCGCGGCGCGGCTGTCCAAGGACGAGGCGGCCGCGCTCCGACGGAAGCCCGGCGTCGTCTCCGTGTTCGCCGACCCCGTGTACCAGCTGCACACCACCAGGTCCTGGGACTTCCTGCAgcagacgacgacgacggccgccGTCAAGACCGACGACTCCGCCGGCCCTGCTAGACGACGCAGCAGCAATAAGAATAAGGGCAGTAGTAAGCCCGCCGCACCCGCCGACGACCCGTCGTCGTCGACTCCGGCGACGGACACCATCATCGGCTTGCTCGACTCCGGCATCTGGCCCGAGTCGCCCAGCTTCAACGACGCCGGCTTTGGGCCCGTGCCTAGCCGGTGGAAGGGCGTGTGCATGACTGGGGATGACTTCAACTCATCCAACTGCAACAA TAAGCTGATCGGAGCAAGATACTACGACCTCAGAAGCGTGCGGGGCCCTTCACCGAGCGACGGGGGCTCGCCGCGGGACGACGTCGGGCACGGCACCCACACGTCGTCCACGGCGGCCGGGAACGCGGTCACGGGCGCCTCGTACTACGGCCTGGCCCCCGGGACCGCGAAGGGCGGATCAGCGGGCTCCAGGGTCTCCATGTACCGGGTCTGCGCCGAGTCGGGCTGCGCAGGGTCCGCCATCCTCGCCGGCTTCGACGACGCCATCGCCGACGGCGTCGACGTCGTCTCCGTCTCCCTCGGCGCGTCGCCCTTCTTCCGCCCGGACTTCTCCGCGGACCCCATCGCCATCGGCGCCTTCCACGCCGTCGCCAAGGGGGTCATGGTCGTGTGCTCGGCGGGGAACTCCGGGCCCGACGCCGCCACCGTCGTCAACGAGGCGCCATGGATCCTCACCGTCGCCGCCACCACCATCGACCGCGACTTCGAGTCCAACGTCGTGCTGGGTGGAAATAACAGCGCCGTCAAGGGTGTAGCTATAAACTTCTCGAACCTGGACAGATCCCCCAAGTATCCATTGATCACCGGTGCAGCGGCAAAGTCTGGCTCAGTTTCTGATACTGACTCAGCAAG CCACTGTGAGCCCGGCACGCTGGACAGCAGCAAGATACGAGGGAAGATCGTGCTGTGCCACCACTCGCAGAGCGACACGTCCAAGCTGGAGAAGGCGGACGAGCTCCAGAGCGACGGGGCGGCGGGGTGCATCCTGGTGAACGACGCCGAGAGGTCGGTGGCCACCGCCTACCTGGACTTCCCGGTCACCGAGGTCACCTCCGCTGCCGCTTCGGCCATCCACAAGTACATCGCCTCCGCCAG CCAACCGGTGGCGACGATCACGCCGGCGGCCACGGTGACGGAGTACAAGCCGGCGCCCGTGGTGGCCTACTTCTCGTCGAGGGGGCCGTCATCTCAGACCGGAAACATCCTCAAGCCGGATATCGCGGCTCCGGGGGTGAACATCCTGGCGTCGTGGATCCCGCCGTCGTCGCTTCCGCCGGGGCAGAAGCAGGCCTCGCAGTTCAACCTCGTGTCCGGGACGTCCATGGCGTGCCCGCACGTCGCCGGTGCCGCCGCGACCGTCAAGGCGTGGAACCCGACGTGGAGCCCCGCGAAGATCCGGTCGGCCATCATGACCACGGCGACGACGCTGAACAACGAGCGCGCGCCGATGACGACCGACTCCGGGTCCGCCGCGACGCCGTACGACCTCGGCGCCGGGCAGGTGCACCCGACGGGCGCGCTGGACCCCGGGCTGGTGTACGACGCCGGGGAGGACGACTACCTCCGCTTCCTCTGCAACTACGGCTACAACGCGTCCACGGTCAGGCTCATCGCCGGCTCCACGCTCCCCGGCGGGTTCAGCTGCGCGGCCAACGCCAGCAAGCACCTCATCTCCGACCTCAACTACCCGTCCATCGCCGTGTCGGGGCTCCTCGGCAAAGCGACCCGGACAGTGACGGTGACCCGCGCCGTCACTAACGTCGGCGCGCAGGAGGCGCCCACCTACACGGTCGCCGTCAGCGCGCCGGCCGGCCTGGACGTGAAGGTCACGCCCAGTAAGCTCGAGTTCACCAGGAGCGTGAAGAAGCTGGCCTTCCAGGTGACCTTCTCCCGCAGCAggaacgacgacggcgacgacgacgcggcGGCCAAGGGCGCCCTGTCAGGCTCCATAACATGGTCAGATGGAAAGCACTTGGTCCGCAGCCCATTTGTGGTTACCAGCTGA